ATAGGCCGATACCGGGGGGCGGGGACGCCTTCGCCCCCCGGTTGTCACCAACGGCCTCGTGCCGCTGTAGGATGCGACCGCATCCGCCGCAGATTTCCGGGAAGCCGAAGGCGGACTGGAAATCGAGGATAAGCCAAGGCGGACGGATGTCCGCCGCCCGGCGTTTGAGGGGGCGTTTGATTAAGTGAGGTATGGCGCTGCCATGGACGTGGAAGAAATCCTGAAGGCCCTGGCCAACCCGGTGCGCCGCGACATCCTGATGTGGCTGAAGGACCCCGCCGCCCATTTCGCGCCGCAGCCCGAAGGCTATCCGCTGGAGCGGGGCGTGTGCGTCTCCCGCATCCTGGACAAGGCCAGGCTGTCGCAATCCACCGTCTCCACCTACCTCGCCATGCTGCACCGCGCCGGCCTGCTGACGTCCGAGCGCGTGGGCCAGTGGACCTACTATCGCCGGAACGAGCCGACGATCGACGCCTTCATGGCCACCTTCGGCAAGCAGTTGTGCCAGATGATGAGCAAGCGGGACGACTACGTGCCCGACGGGCGCTGACCGCTCAGCGGTGCAGCCAGAGCTGGGAGTAGAGGTACAGCGCGCCCACCCACGCCAGCACCATGGTCACCGCGTGATAGGCCACCAGGCGGGGAAACTTGCGCGCCGACAGCAGGATCAGCACCGGCACGCACCCCACCGCCAGGGGCAGCAGCAGGAAGGCCATGCCGGGTGCCGCCGCATCCGACGCGGTGTCGTTGGCCGCCACCACCGTCAGGAACAGCGCCGGGAAGATGGCCCAGCACCCGGCGACGATCAGCAGCGGGCCCAATACCCACAGGACGATCCTGGCGATTTTGTCGAGGCGGTTCATGGGATGGGCCGGCGGTTGGTAAGGGCGAGGCGCCCTCTATGGCACCAAACGCCGCCTCTGGGGAAGGGGCCACCAGGTGGATTTTCTCTTAGAGACTGTTTCGAAAGTCGGTCAACTGGCCGGAAACGTTGATTCGCATCAACGGCTTGCCAGCCTCATTTGCCAGATGAGAAACCTTGAGTGCTGGTGATACGATAGTGATATTCAACTCAAGGGTGACGCCATGGCGCATCGTGAAGAGACTTATCGCGGTTATGTGATCAGTTGGGTCGAGCCTCGACCAATGACCGGCAATTACCAGGTCTCAGTCGCTTCAAATGACCTTAGGTTGCTTGGCCGCCTCAGAGTCCGTTTTGGAAATCAGGGATGAGCGTTTCGTGGTAGCAGATTGCCGCCCATGGCGACGTAGATCATGGCCTGTGAGACATCGGTTCGCCGTTCATAATCACGAACGAGACGTCGCCAACGGATCATCCAGCCGAAGATGCGCTCGACAACCCAGCGGCGGGGCAGCACCCGGAATCCTTTCTGATCATCGCACCGGCGTATGACCTCGACGACGAAATCCAGGTAAGCGGCTTTGTTCATCAGCTTCATGCGATCATAGGCGCCATCGGCGAACAGGTGTTTCACCCAAGGCCAGCGTTTGCGGATCGCCTCCAGGATCGCCTGTGCGCCGGCGCTGTCGGAGATATCGGCTGGTGTCAGCTTGACCATCAGCAGGCGCCCATCGGTATCGACGGCGATGTGCCGCTTGCGACCAACGACTGTCTTGCCCGCGTCGTAACCCCTTGTTTCCGCATGCGGTGCTTTGACTGATTGGCTGTCAATCACCCCGGCCGTGGGGCTCGCTTCCCGACCCGCCCGCTCCCGATCAACCATCAGCGCGACATCGTGGATGGTCTGGAACAGAAACCGGCGCGCCAATTCGCGGAACCAACCGTAGACCGTCTGCCAGGGGCCGGAATTGGTCGGCAACATCCGCCACCCGCAACCCGACCGGACAACATAGCGAACCGCGTTGATCACTTCCCGAAAGTCAACCTCGCGCGGCCGGCCGCGGCGGCCTGGTTTCGGCATCAGTGGCGCGATCCGCTCCCACTCCTCGTCCGTCAGGTCAGACGGATAGCGCTTCGTCTTTTTGGCGATTTCGGTCATCCGACCACGGCTCTGCTTCGTCCACATCGACAGCTTGAATCATGACATCGCCGACACCGCAAGGGCCTATGCTATTTTCCAAACAGCCTCTCAGTTCTACTATGTCATAAATATAGCGATTAAATGAGGTGAAGAGTATAAGAGAGATTCATGTTCTGTTCGAGGGCTGGCATGGGTCTTTCTTCAGAGGGAAGCGGCGTCGAAGGCCGGTTTGCGACCTATGTCGAGCATTTGGCCTCCGCGTTGGGGCATGCGGATCGGGTGGCTCCATTCCGGGGCTACTGCACCGGGCTGGTGCTACCAGGCGACCGGAAGAGCGTGGAGCCGATGGCGGCACGGGTGGAGCCGGGCCGGGTTGGGGCGGCGCACCAGTCCCTGCATCACTTTGTCGCCAAGGCGGCCTGGGATGATACGGCGGTGCTGAGCGCGGTGCGCGACCTGGTGTTGCCGGCGCTGCAAGCCCATGGTGTAAATGGCGAAGTGATTTTCCCCAGAAGTGGCGACTTAAAAATCCCCAAATGGTTTGGTTGGCTAATTGATTGGGTGGGTGTCGTCGGGCCTCACTTCCGGCGGTCTTCCGCGTTTCCGAATGGCTTGGAGCGGCGCGGTATCGGGTCTTCGCCGGACGTTTTCGGGGATGAGGTCGGC
The Azospirillaceae bacterium DNA segment above includes these coding regions:
- a CDS encoding transposase; translation: MGLSSEGSGVEGRFATYVEHLASALGHADRVAPFRGYCTGLVLPGDRKSVEPMAARVEPGRVGAAHQSLHHFVAKAAWDDTAVLSAVRDLVLPALQAHGVNGEVIFPRSGDLKIPKWFGWLIDWVGVVGPHFRRSSAFPNGLERRGIGSSPDVFGDEVGVLA
- a CDS encoding metalloregulator ArsR/SmtB family transcription factor, which translates into the protein MDVEEILKALANPVRRDILMWLKDPAAHFAPQPEGYPLERGVCVSRILDKARLSQSTVSTYLAMLHRAGLLTSERVGQWTYYRRNEPTIDAFMATFGKQLCQMMSKRDDYVPDGR
- a CDS encoding IS5 family transposase, with product MWTKQSRGRMTEIAKKTKRYPSDLTDEEWERIAPLMPKPGRRGRPREVDFREVINAVRYVVRSGCGWRMLPTNSGPWQTVYGWFRELARRFLFQTIHDVALMVDRERAGREASPTAGVIDSQSVKAPHAETRGYDAGKTVVGRKRHIAVDTDGRLLMVKLTPADISDSAGAQAILEAIRKRWPWVKHLFADGAYDRMKLMNKAAYLDFVVEVIRRCDDQKGFRVLPRRWVVERIFGWMIRWRRLVRDYERRTDVSQAMIYVAMGGNLLPRNAHP